From the Helicobacter pylori genome, one window contains:
- a CDS encoding ABC transporter permease, with translation MLSFIIKRILWAIPTLFGVSIIVFMMVHLVPGDPALVILGEKANQAAIDALREQFGLNKPLIEQYFFFINNVLHGNFGTSIMTGEPVMHEFWQRFPATVELALIALFMALVLGISVGVLAAIKRYSVFDYSSMTFALAGISMPVFWLGLMLIYIFSVQLGWLPVFGRLSDVYYLDGPTGLYLIDSLIAGDYGAFVDTIRHLILPSIVLATVSTAVIARMTRASMAEVSKEDYVRTAKAKGCSSFRVIFVHTLRNALIPVTTIAGLMLAGLLGGSMITETVFSWPGIGKWIVNALNQRDFPIIQSMSLIIAMMYIGANLLVDVLYAFIDPRIRLS, from the coding sequence ATGCTGAGTTTTATCATTAAGCGTATTTTGTGGGCGATCCCCACGCTGTTTGGAGTGAGCATTATCGTGTTTATGATGGTGCATTTAGTGCCAGGAGATCCGGCGTTAGTGATTTTAGGCGAAAAGGCCAATCAAGCCGCTATTGACGCTTTAAGGGAGCAATTTGGCTTGAATAAGCCCTTGATAGAGCAGTATTTTTTCTTTATCAATAACGTGTTGCATGGCAATTTTGGCACTTCTATCATGACTGGTGAGCCTGTGATGCATGAGTTTTGGCAACGCTTCCCGGCTACGGTGGAATTGGCTTTGATCGCTTTGTTTATGGCTCTTGTTTTGGGTATTAGCGTTGGCGTGTTAGCTGCGATCAAACGCTATAGCGTGTTTGATTATTCTAGCATGACTTTCGCTTTAGCCGGGATTTCTATGCCCGTGTTTTGGCTAGGGCTCATGCTGATTTATATCTTTAGCGTGCAATTGGGGTGGTTGCCTGTTTTTGGGCGTTTGAGCGATGTGTATTACTTAGATGGCCCTACAGGTCTTTATTTGATAGACAGCCTGATCGCAGGAGATTATGGGGCGTTTGTGGATACGATTAGGCACTTGATTTTGCCTAGCATTGTGTTAGCCACGGTTTCTACCGCTGTTATTGCCAGGATGACTCGCGCAAGCATGGCAGAAGTGTCTAAAGAAGATTACGTGCGCACCGCTAAAGCTAAGGGGTGCAGCTCCTTTAGGGTGATTTTTGTGCACACTTTGCGTAACGCCTTAATCCCTGTAACGACTATCGCAGGCTTGATGTTGGCCGGGCTTTTAGGGGGGAGCATGATAACTGAAACGGTTTTCTCATGGCCTGGGATTGGCAAGTGGATCGTCAATGCGCTCAACCAGCGCGATTTCCCCATTATCCAGTCCATGTCTTTGATTATTGCCATGATGTATATTGGGGCTAACCTTTTAGTAGATGTTTTATACGCTTTTATTGATCCTAGAATAAGGTTGTCATAA
- a CDS encoding ABC transporter permease — MESFREFIQQFKKNKAAVVGAWIVLLLVVCAVFAPLLAPYDPYVQNAQDRLLKPIWEHGGNAKYLLGTDDLGRDILSRLIYGARISLTIGIVSMGIAVFFGTILGLIAGYFGGKTDAVIMRIMDIMFALPSILLIVIVVAVLGPSLTNAMLAIGFVGIPGFARLVRSSVLSEKEKEYVIASKINGSSHLRLMCKVIFPNCIIPLIVQVTMGFASTVLEAAALSFLGLGAQPPKPEWGAMLMNSMQYIATAPWMLVFPGVMIFLTVMSFNLVGDGIMDALDPKRAS; from the coding sequence ATGGAGTCTTTTAGAGAATTTATCCAACAATTCAAAAAAAATAAGGCGGCGGTCGTTGGGGCATGGATTGTGCTTTTATTGGTGGTTTGTGCTGTTTTTGCGCCCCTTTTAGCCCCTTATGATCCTTATGTGCAAAACGCGCAAGATCGCCTTTTAAAACCTATATGGGAGCATGGGGGGAATGCTAAATACCTTTTAGGCACCGATGATTTGGGGCGCGATATTTTGAGCCGCTTGATCTATGGGGCTAGGATTTCTTTAACCATAGGGATTGTGTCTATGGGGATTGCGGTCTTTTTTGGCACGATACTAGGGCTGATAGCGGGGTATTTTGGGGGGAAAACGGATGCGGTTATCATGCGTATCATGGACATCATGTTCGCTTTGCCCTCTATCTTATTGATCGTGATTGTGGTCGCGGTGTTAGGGCCCTCACTCACTAACGCCATGCTCGCTATTGGGTTTGTAGGGATCCCTGGGTTTGCACGATTGGTGCGCAGTTCTGTGTTAAGCGAAAAAGAAAAAGAATACGTGATCGCTTCTAAAATCAATGGCTCTTCGCACCTTCGTTTGATGTGTAAGGTGATTTTTCCTAATTGCATTATCCCTTTGATCGTGCAAGTTACAATGGGGTTTGCTTCCACGGTTTTAGAAGCGGCCGCGCTGAGCTTTTTAGGTCTTGGGGCGCAACCTCCAAAGCCTGAATGGGGGGCGATGCTGATGAATTCCATGCAATACATCGCTACCGCTCCGTGGATGCTTGTTTTCCCTGGGGTGATGATTTTTTTAACGGTCATGAGTTTTAATCTGGTAGGCGATGGCATCATGGACGCTTTAGATCCTAAACGCGCCTCTTAA
- a CDS encoding ABC transporter ATP-binding protein yields the protein MILEVKDLKTYFFTDKGVNKAVDGVSFGLKKSQTLCIVGESGSGKSITSLSILGLIEKPGKIVGGSIQFLGQDLLQLKEKQMQKEIRGKKIGMIFQEPMTSLNPSYTVGFQINEVLKIHHPSLNKKERLERVVYELERVGIPHAGDKYHEYPFNLSGGQRQRVMIAMAMVCEPEILIADEPTTALDVTIQAQILELMKELQQKKGTSILFITHDLGVVAQIADEVVVMYKGHVVEQASAKELFADPRHPYTKALLNAIPKPGKEYRKKRLETVDENVDYLSFQKELR from the coding sequence ATGATTTTAGAAGTTAAAGATCTAAAAACTTATTTTTTCACCGATAAGGGCGTGAATAAAGCGGTGGATGGCGTGAGTTTTGGCTTGAAAAAGTCTCAAACGCTCTGCATTGTAGGGGAGAGCGGGAGCGGGAAGAGTATCACTTCGCTTTCTATTTTAGGGTTGATTGAAAAGCCCGGGAAAATTGTAGGGGGGAGCATTCAATTTTTAGGGCAGGATTTGTTGCAACTCAAAGAAAAGCAGATGCAAAAAGAAATCAGGGGCAAGAAAATTGGCATGATCTTTCAAGAGCCTATGACGAGCCTAAACCCTTCCTACACGGTGGGGTTTCAAATCAATGAAGTGCTAAAAATCCACCACCCAAGCCTTAATAAAAAAGAACGCTTAGAAAGGGTGGTCTATGAATTAGAGCGCGTGGGCATTCCCCATGCCGGGGATAAATACCATGAATACCCTTTCAATCTCAGCGGAGGGCAGCGCCAAAGGGTGATGATCGCTATGGCTATGGTGTGTGAGCCTGAAATCTTGATCGCTGATGAGCCGACGACGGCGTTAGATGTAACCATTCAAGCGCAAATCTTGGAATTGATGAAAGAATTGCAACAAAAAAAAGGCACTTCTATTTTGTTTATCACCCATGATTTAGGCGTGGTGGCGCAAATCGCTGATGAAGTGGTGGTGATGTATAAAGGGCATGTGGTGGAGCAAGCGAGCGCCAAAGAGCTTTTTGCTGACCCAAGACACCCCTATACCAAAGCTCTTTTAAATGCGATCCCTAAACCGGGCAAAGAATACCGCAAAAAACGCTTAGAAACCGTGGATGAAAATGTGGATTATTTGAGTTTTCAAAAGGAGTTACGATGA
- a CDS encoding ABC transporter ATP-binding protein: MKLLEVKELKKTYAIDRGLFKPKRVIHALNGISFEVEQNEVLSIVGESGCGKSTTAKILAGIERQDSGAIYFNGKRHLHFSKQDWFDYRKKVQMIFQDPYSSLNPRWKVGEIIAEPLLLNSHFSKKEIKTKVLEIMQKVGLKLEWIDRYPHQFSGGQRQRIGIARALILHPSVVICDEPVSALDVSIQAQVLNLLLDLQKEMGLTYIFISHDLGVVEHISDKIIVMNQGQIVETGDVDSVISAPKHPYTQKLLNAVPHLEKSMQRFAE, encoded by the coding sequence ATGAAGCTCTTAGAAGTTAAAGAATTGAAAAAAACCTATGCGATAGACAGGGGGTTATTCAAGCCTAAAAGAGTGATCCATGCGCTCAATGGGATCAGTTTTGAAGTGGAACAAAATGAAGTTTTAAGCATCGTGGGGGAGAGCGGTTGTGGGAAAAGCACGACAGCCAAAATTTTAGCCGGGATTGAAAGGCAAGATAGCGGGGCGATTTATTTCAATGGCAAGCGCCATTTGCATTTTAGCAAACAGGATTGGTTTGATTACCGCAAAAAGGTGCAAATGATTTTCCAAGACCCTTATTCTAGCCTGAACCCAAGGTGGAAAGTGGGCGAGATCATCGCTGAACCCTTGCTGTTAAATTCTCATTTTTCAAAAAAAGAAATCAAAACAAAAGTGCTAGAGATCATGCAAAAGGTGGGCTTGAAATTAGAATGGATCGATCGTTACCCTCACCAATTTTCAGGCGGTCAAAGGCAACGAATCGGCATTGCTAGGGCGCTCATTTTGCATCCTAGCGTGGTGATTTGCGATGAGCCTGTGTCTGCGTTAGACGTGTCCATTCAAGCGCAAGTGTTGAATTTGCTCTTGGATTTGCAAAAAGAAATGGGGCTGACTTATATTTTTATCAGCCATGATTTAGGGGTGGTGGAGCATATAAGCGATAAAATCATCGTAATGAATCAAGGGCAAATCGTAGAAACGGGGGATGTGGATAGCGTGATAAGCGCTCCAAAGCACCCTTATACGCAGAAATTACTCAATGCGGTGCCGCATTTGGAAAAATCCATGCAAAGATTTGCTGAATAA
- the obgE gene encoding GTPase ObgE: MFVDSVEIIIASGKGGPGMVSFRREKFVIKGGPDGGDGGDGGDVYFEVDNNTDTLASFRGTKHHKAKNGAPGGTRNCAGKKGEDKIIVVPPGTQVFVGDKLWLDLITPKERVLALKGGKGGLGNVHFKSATKQQPTYAQKGLEGVEKCVRLELKLIADIGLVGFPNAGKSTLISTISNAKPKIANYEFTTLVPNLGVVSVDEKSEFLMADIPGIIEGASEGKGLGISFLKHIERTKVLAFVLDASRLDLGIKEQYKRLRLELEKFSPTLANKPFGVLLNKCDVVENIDEMTKDFCAFLNLGAQKLNAFDLEPYLGFLHPNLTSDFENNPNEQSALFVLPLSAVSTLNTHALKFVLLKALQ; the protein is encoded by the coding sequence GTGTTTGTAGATAGTGTGGAAATCATCATCGCTTCGGGTAAGGGGGGGCCTGGAATGGTGAGTTTTAGGCGAGAAAAATTTGTCATCAAAGGAGGCCCTGACGGAGGCGATGGAGGCGATGGAGGCGATGTGTATTTTGAAGTGGATAACAATACCGACACTTTAGCGAGTTTTAGAGGCACTAAACACCATAAGGCTAAAAACGGGGCTCCAGGAGGCACACGGAATTGCGCAGGCAAAAAGGGCGAAGACAAGATCATTGTCGTGCCGCCAGGAACGCAGGTTTTTGTAGGTGACAAGTTGTGGCTTGATTTGATCACGCCTAAAGAAAGGGTGTTAGCCTTAAAAGGAGGCAAGGGGGGGTTAGGGAATGTGCATTTTAAAAGCGCGACTAAACAGCAACCCACTTACGCGCAAAAAGGCTTGGAGGGGGTTGAAAAATGCGTGCGTTTGGAATTAAAGCTCATCGCTGATATAGGGTTAGTGGGCTTCCCTAATGCGGGTAAATCCACGCTCATTTCCACCATCTCTAACGCTAAGCCTAAAATCGCTAACTATGAATTTACGACTCTAGTGCCTAACTTAGGGGTTGTGAGCGTGGATGAAAAAAGCGAATTTTTAATGGCGGATATTCCTGGCATTATTGAAGGGGCTAGCGAGGGAAAAGGCTTAGGGATTAGCTTTTTAAAGCACATTGAACGCACCAAAGTTTTAGCCTTTGTTTTAGACGCTTCTAGGTTGGATTTGGGTATTAAAGAGCAATACAAACGCTTGAGATTGGAGTTAGAGAAATTTTCACCCACTCTGGCCAACAAGCCTTTTGGGGTGTTGCTCAATAAATGCGATGTTGTAGAAAACATTGATGAGATGACTAAGGATTTTTGCGCCTTTTTAAACTTAGGAGCGCAAAAATTAAACGCGTTTGATTTAGAGCCGTATTTAGGGTTTTTGCACCCCAATTTAACTAGCGATTTTGAAAACAACCCCAATGAACAATCAGCGCTCTTTGTCTTGCCCCTTTCAGCAGTTAGCACTCTTAACACGCATGCGCTTAAATTTGTGTTGTTGAAAGCGTTACAATGA
- a CDS encoding alginate lyase family protein: MKRFVLFLLFICVCVCVQAYAEQDYFFRDFKSIDLPKKLHLDKKLSQTIQPCAQLNASKHYTATGVREPDACTKSFKKSAMVSYDLALGYLVSQNKPYGLKAIEILNAWANELQSVDTYQSEDNINFYMPYMNMAYWFVKKEFPSPEYEDFIRRMRQYSQSALNTNHGAWGILFDVSSALALDDHALLQNSANRWQDWIFKAIDGNGVIASAITRSDTSDYHGGPTKGIKGIAYTNFALLAITISGELLFENGYDLWGSGAGQRLSVAYNKAATWILNPETFPYFQPNLIGVHNNAYFIILAKHYSSPSADELLEQGDLHEDGFRLKLRSP, encoded by the coding sequence ATGAAAAGATTTGTTTTATTCTTGTTGTTCATATGTGTTTGCGTTTGCGTTCAAGCTTACGCTGAGCAAGATTACTTTTTTAGGGATTTTAAATCTATAGATTTGCCCAAAAAGCTCCACCTTGATAAAAAGCTCTCCCAAACAATACAGCCATGCGCGCAACTTAACGCATCAAAACACTACACTGCTACTGGGGTTAGAGAGCCTGATGCCTGCACCAAGAGTTTTAAAAAATCCGCTATGGTTTCCTATGATTTAGCGCTAGGCTATTTAGTGAGTCAAAACAAACCATACGGCTTAAAAGCTATAGAGATTTTAAACGCTTGGGCTAATGAGCTTCAAAGCGTGGATACTTATCAAAGCGAGGACAATATCAATTTTTACATGCCTTATATGAACATGGCTTATTGGTTTGTCAAAAAAGAATTTCCTAGCCCAGAATATGAAGATTTCATTAGGCGGATGCGTCAGTATTCTCAATCAGCTCTTAACACTAACCATGGGGCGTGGGGGATTCTCTTTGATGTGAGCTCTGCGTTAGCGCTAGATGATCATGCCCTTTTGCAAAACAGCGCTAATCGGTGGCAGGATTGGATATTTAAAGCCATAGATGGGAATGGGGTTATTGCTAGCGCGATCACTAGGAGTGATACGAGCGATTATCATGGCGGCCCTACAAAGGGCATTAAGGGGATAGCTTATACCAATTTTGCACTTCTTGCGATAACTATATCAGGCGAATTGCTTTTTGAGAACGGGTATGATTTGTGGGGTAGTGGAGCTGGGCAAAGGCTCTCTGTGGCGTATAACAAAGCCGCAACATGGATTCTAAACCCTGAAACTTTCCCCTATTTCCAGCCTAACCTCATTGGGGTGCATAACAACGCCTATTTCATTATTTTAGCCAAACATTATTCTAGCCCTAGCGCGGATGAGCTTTTAGAGCAAGGCGATTTGCATGAAGATGGCTTCAGGCTGAAACTCCGATCGCCATGA
- a CDS encoding YceI family protein, which produces MKKMVLVSVLLAGFLQAVNLDLSSAKTTWTAFKTKAKTPVSGSFESITYKLGKSQDSLKTLLEGASASMDSLKVNLGDDTKNKNVKEAFFALFKNTNIKVTFRNVIEGDHAGSLTAYVRMNEKLVKVPMQYTIADDKLVVKGVLDLLNFGLKNELASLAKRCESFHEGLTWSQVEIQFESMIKG; this is translated from the coding sequence ATGAAAAAAATGGTTTTGGTATCGGTTTTACTAGCAGGGTTTTTGCAAGCGGTGAATCTGGATCTATCTTCAGCTAAAACGACATGGACAGCCTTTAAAACTAAGGCTAAAACGCCGGTGAGCGGGAGTTTTGAAAGCATCACTTATAAACTAGGCAAATCTCAAGATAGTTTGAAAACCCTTTTAGAAGGGGCGAGCGCGAGCATGGATAGCTTGAAAGTCAATTTGGGCGATGACACTAAAAACAAAAACGTTAAGGAAGCTTTTTTCGCTCTTTTTAAAAACACTAACATTAAAGTAACTTTTAGAAATGTGATAGAAGGCGATCATGCAGGTTCTCTTACGGCTTATGTGAGGATGAATGAAAAGCTGGTGAAAGTGCCTATGCAATACACGATTGCTGATGATAAGCTCGTGGTTAAAGGGGTTTTGGATTTATTGAATTTTGGCTTGAAAAACGAATTAGCGAGCTTGGCTAAACGATGCGAAAGTTTTCATGAGGGCTTGACTTGGTCGCAAGTGGAAATCCAATTTGAAAGCATGATCAAGGGATAA
- the hemL gene encoding glutamate-1-semialdehyde 2,1-aminomutase translates to MELLHSINDFNEAKQVIAGGVNSPVRAFKSVKGTPPFILKGKGAYLYDVDNNHYIDFVQSWGPLIFGHANEEIEENIINVLKKGTSFGAPTELETTLAKEIISCYEGLDKVRLVNSGTEATMSAIRLARAYSQKDDLIKFEGCYHGHSDSLLVKAGSGCATFGSPSSLGVPNDFSKHTLVARYNDLNSTEECFKKGDVGCVIIEPIAGNMGLVPAQKEFLLGLKALCEKYQAVLILDEVMSGFRASLSGSQEFYGVVPDLVTFGKVIGAGLPLACFGGRAEIMDLLSPIGGVYQAGTLSGNPLAVCAGLSTLYKIKRDKTLYTRLNALAVRLTQGLQKSAQNYNIALETLNMGSMFGFFFNENAVRDFDDALKSDTEMFAKFHQKMLFKGVYLACSSFETGFICEPMTEEMIDLAIAKADESFDEIIKGV, encoded by the coding sequence ATGGAGTTGTTGCACAGCATTAATGATTTTAATGAAGCCAAGCAGGTGATCGCTGGGGGGGTCAATTCGCCTGTGAGGGCGTTTAAGAGCGTTAAAGGCACTCCACCCTTTATTTTAAAAGGTAAAGGGGCGTATCTTTATGATGTGGATAACAATCATTATATAGATTTTGTGCAAAGTTGGGGGCCTTTGATTTTTGGGCATGCGAACGAAGAGATTGAAGAAAATATTATTAACGTCTTAAAAAAAGGCACTTCTTTTGGCGCTCCCACAGAGTTAGAAACCACTTTAGCTAAGGAGATCATTTCTTGTTATGAAGGCTTAGATAAGGTGCGTTTAGTCAATAGTGGCACGGAAGCGACCATGAGCGCGATACGACTCGCTAGAGCTTATAGCCAAAAAGACGATTTGATCAAATTTGAAGGGTGCTACCATGGGCATAGCGACTCCTTATTAGTGAAAGCGGGTAGCGGGTGTGCCACTTTTGGATCTCCTTCTTCTTTAGGCGTGCCAAATGATTTTAGCAAACACACTTTAGTGGCTCGCTATAACGACTTGAACTCCACAGAAGAATGCTTTAAAAAAGGCGATGTGGGTTGTGTTATCATTGAACCCATTGCCGGGAATATGGGGTTAGTGCCGGCTCAAAAAGAGTTTTTATTGGGTTTAAAGGCTTTGTGTGAAAAATACCAAGCGGTGCTGATTTTAGATGAAGTGATGAGCGGGTTTAGAGCGAGTTTGAGCGGTTCGCAAGAATTTTATGGCGTCGTGCCGGATTTGGTAACCTTTGGTAAAGTGATAGGCGCGGGGCTTCCTTTGGCGTGTTTTGGAGGGCGTGCGGAAATTATGGACTTGCTTTCACCCATTGGAGGCGTGTATCAAGCAGGCACTTTAAGCGGTAACCCCCTAGCGGTGTGCGCAGGGTTGAGCACGCTTTATAAAATCAAAAGAGACAAAACCCTTTATACTCGCTTAAACGCTTTAGCCGTTCGTTTGACTCAAGGCTTACAAAAGAGCGCTCAAAACTATAACATCGCTTTAGAGACGCTCAACATGGGGAGCATGTTTGGCTTTTTCTTTAACGAAAATGCGGTGCGTGATTTTGATGACGCTTTAAAAAGCGATACCGAAATGTTTGCGAAATTCCATCAAAAAATGCTCTTTAAAGGCGTGTATTTGGCATGTTCAAGCTTTGAAACCGGCTTTATTTGTGAGCCTATGACTGAAGAGATGATTGATTTAGCGATTGCAAAAGCCGATGAGAGTTTTGATGAAATCATAAAGGGCGTGTGA
- a CDS encoding AtpZ/AtpI family protein, protein MKKPKYYKFIEGANYLSLGLSMVVAILMGVAIGYGLKKLTHISWLFWLGVIWGVLASFLNVYKAYKNIQKDYEELAKDPKYTHRTK, encoded by the coding sequence TTGAAAAAGCCAAAGTATTACAAGTTTATAGAGGGGGCGAATTATTTGAGCTTAGGGTTGTCTATGGTGGTAGCGATCCTTATGGGCGTGGCTATAGGCTATGGGCTTAAAAAACTCACTCACATTTCGTGGCTTTTTTGGCTTGGGGTTATTTGGGGCGTGTTAGCGAGCTTTCTCAATGTCTATAAAGCTTATAAAAACATACAAAAAGACTATGAAGAACTGGCCAAAGACCCTAAATACACGCATAGAACCAAGTAA
- a CDS encoding carbon-nitrogen hydrolase family protein, which translates to MKTKNPAKRILKTAVIQMQSKPYALNENLQLALNLAKEAHDKGANLIVLPELFDSGYCVKDKDADFGLDFKAIEHGEETLKNETLRALSGFAKSSDTHIVACSIEKNNKKLYDSAYIIPPKGKIVGKHRKIYLWGDEKSRFKRGKKYEVFTLDFGDFSAKVGLQICYEIGFGVGANLLALQGAEVLIYPSAFGKARAYNWDLLSKARALENGCFVCACNHSGEETNAKLKQTLEFAGDSRIIAPNGKIIAQATKLNEVIIAEMDLNEVALQRQKIPYLQDFDTKLTKKGFGKLT; encoded by the coding sequence TTGAAAACAAAAAATCCCGCTAAAAGAATCCTAAAAACCGCTGTGATTCAAATGCAATCCAAACCCTACGCCTTAAATGAAAACCTGCAATTAGCGCTCAATCTGGCCAAAGAAGCCCACGACAAAGGCGCGAATCTCATCGTTTTACCGGAATTGTTTGATAGCGGTTATTGTGTGAAAGATAAGGATGCGGATTTTGGGTTGGATTTTAAAGCGATAGAGCATGGAGAGGAAACCCTAAAAAACGAGACTTTAAGAGCGTTAAGCGGTTTTGCAAAATCTAGCGATACGCATATCGTGGCATGCAGCATTGAAAAAAATAATAAAAAACTTTACGATAGTGCTTATATCATTCCACCAAAAGGAAAAATCGTTGGCAAACACCGCAAGATCTATTTGTGGGGCGATGAGAAGTCTCGCTTCAAAAGGGGTAAAAAATACGAGGTTTTTACGCTGGATTTTGGGGATTTTAGTGCGAAAGTGGGTTTGCAAATTTGCTATGAAATCGGCTTTGGCGTGGGTGCGAACCTGCTTGCGTTACAAGGGGCTGAGGTTTTAATCTATCCTAGTGCGTTTGGCAAAGCTAGAGCTTATAATTGGGATTTGTTGAGCAAAGCTAGAGCGTTAGAAAATGGCTGTTTTGTGTGCGCGTGCAATCATAGTGGGGAAGAAACTAACGCCAAATTAAAACAAACGCTAGAATTTGCAGGCGATTCAAGAATCATCGCGCCCAATGGGAAAATCATCGCGCAAGCCACCAAGCTTAATGAGGTCATTATCGCCGAAATGGATTTAAACGAAGTGGCACTGCAACGCCAAAAAATCCCTTATTTACAAGATTTTGACACCAAACTCACCAAAAAGGGGTTTGGAAAACTCACTTAA
- a CDS encoding polysaccharide deacetylase family protein → MAKEILVAYGVDIDAVAGWLGSYGGEDSPDDISRGLFAGEVGIPRLLKLFKKYHLPATWFAPGHSIETFPEQMKMIVDAGHEVGAHGYSHENPIAMTAKQEEDVLLKSVELIKDLTGKAPTGYVAPWWEFSNITNELLLKHGFKYDHSLMHNDFTPYFVRVGDSWSKIDYSLEAKDWMKPLIRGVETNLVEIPANWYLDDLPPMMFIKKSPNSFGFVSPRDIGQMWIDQFDWVYREMDYAVFSMTIHPDVSGRPQVLLMHEKIIEHINQHEGVRWVTFNEIADDFLKRNPRKK, encoded by the coding sequence ATGGCAAAAGAAATTTTAGTGGCTTATGGCGTGGATATTGATGCGGTGGCTGGTTGGCTGGGGAGCTATGGTGGGGAGGATTCGCCTGATGATATTTCGCGTGGGCTTTTTGCGGGGGAAGTGGGGATCCCACGGCTTTTGAAATTGTTTAAAAAATACCATCTCCCGGCGACTTGGTTCGCACCAGGGCATTCTATTGAAACTTTTCCAGAGCAAATGAAAATGATCGTGGATGCAGGGCATGAAGTGGGTGCACATGGGTATTCGCACGAAAACCCTATCGCTATGACGGCCAAGCAAGAAGAAGATGTTTTGTTAAAAAGCGTTGAGTTGATTAAAGATCTCACCGGCAAAGCCCCCACAGGCTATGTGGCACCGTGGTGGGAGTTTTCTAATATCACTAATGAATTGCTTTTAAAACACGGCTTCAAATACGACCACTCGCTCATGCACAATGATTTCACGCCCTATTTCGTGCGCGTGGGGGATAGTTGGAGCAAGATTGATTATAGTTTGGAGGCCAAGGATTGGATGAAGCCTTTAATCCGTGGGGTGGAAACAAATTTAGTGGAAATCCCTGCGAATTGGTATTTGGACGATTTACCGCCGATGATGTTTATCAAAAAATCCCCCAATAGCTTTGGTTTTGTAAGCCCGCGCGATATAGGGCAAATGTGGATCGATCAATTTGATTGGGTTTATCGTGAGATGGATTATGCAGTATTTAGCATGACAATCCACCCTGATGTGAGCGGACGCCCGCAAGTGTTGCTCATGCATGAAAAAATCATTGAGCATATCAACCAGCACGAGGGCGTGCGTTGGGTAACATTCAATGAAATCGCTGACGATTTCTTAAAACGAAACCCTAGAAAAAAATAG
- a CDS encoding CobW family GTP-binding protein: protein MPKIPITLITGFLGSGKTSFLSEYLNQIDHQGVALIINEIGQAALDQRILSVQYCGEKMLYLNAGCVCCNKRLDLVESLKATLNNYEWRGEILKRVIIETTGLANPAPILWTILSDVFLGAHFEIQSVMACVDALNAKTHLTNNEAKEQIVFADGVLLTKTDLQNDSVDLIKLKERIQSLNPSAEIFDKKNIDYESFFSRKNRARNFMPRMPKDSHSQGFETLSVSFEGAMEWSAFGIWLSLLLYQYGTQILRIKGIIDIGSDLLVSINGVMHIIYPPKHILKDQNGSNLVFIVHHLEREKILNSLKGFKDFLGIKGFETP, encoded by the coding sequence ATGCCTAAAATCCCTATCACGCTCATCACAGGTTTTTTAGGCAGCGGTAAAACGAGTTTTTTAAGCGAATATTTAAACCAAATAGATCACCAAGGCGTTGCCCTTATCATCAATGAAATCGGGCAAGCCGCTTTGGATCAACGTATCTTAAGCGTTCAATATTGCGGTGAAAAAATGCTCTATCTTAACGCAGGGTGCGTGTGTTGCAACAAACGCTTAGATTTAGTGGAGTCTCTAAAAGCCACGCTCAATAACTATGAATGGCGCGGCGAAATTCTAAAGCGCGTCATCATTGAAACCACCGGTTTAGCCAACCCGGCACCGATTTTATGGACGATTTTGAGCGATGTTTTTTTAGGGGCGCATTTTGAGATTCAAAGCGTGATGGCTTGCGTGGATGCATTGAACGCTAAAACGCATTTAACAAACAACGAAGCTAAAGAGCAAATCGTTTTTGCTGATGGCGTTTTATTGACCAAAACGGATTTGCAAAACGACAGCGTGGATCTAATAAAACTAAAAGAGCGGATACAATCCCTTAACCCTAGCGCAGAAATTTTTGACAAGAAAAATATAGATTACGAAAGCTTTTTTTCACGCAAAAATAGGGCGCGAAATTTTATGCCAAGAATGCCAAAAGATTCGCACTCGCAAGGCTTTGAGACTTTAAGCGTTAGTTTTGAAGGTGCGATGGAATGGAGCGCGTTTGGGATTTGGCTGAGTTTGTTGTTGTATCAATACGGCACGCAGATTTTACGCATAAAGGGGATTATTGATATTGGAAGCGATCTTTTAGTGAGCATTAACGGCGTGATGCATATCATTTACCCGCCTAAACATATTTTAAAGGATCAAAACGGCTCTAACCTCGTTTTTATTGTGCACCATTTAGAGCGTGAAAAAATCTTAAATTCCTTAAAGGGTTTTAAGGATTTTCTCGGCATCAAGGGTTTTGAAACCCCATAA